Proteins from one Hyperolius riggenbachi isolate aHypRig1 chromosome 2, aHypRig1.pri, whole genome shotgun sequence genomic window:
- the LOC137545227 gene encoding fibrinogen-like protein 1-like protein: protein MRIASGDAQKSETVIVSSQGQGSHPFVSWTVINLICLHTVRHLYILVIIMSIGSSRGGEAVSSQKLPKDCSEISREKESGVYAIQPKNFPHPLIVYCDMTTHSGGWIVIQRNSFNSEITWDESWTTYKYGFGNVEKDYWLGIEYIHHITKQKVYQARFILLDNNNEEKHADYNFFSVEDEASGYRLRLGSYTGTAGDAMSSIQAGTTHDNMKFSSKDKDQDIYGANCASSYGGAWWYAACFASKLNNKNGIHWQGLCNGNCKGSTLLIRPADYCIYLD, encoded by the exons atgcGCATTGCCTCTGGAGACGCTCAGAAGAGCGAAACGGTT attgtaagctcgcaagggcagggctctcacccttttgtgtcatggactgttattaatttaatttgcTTGCACacggttagacatttatacattttagtcatcat AATGTCCATCGGTTCATCCAGGGGGGGAGAAGCT gtctcatctcaaa AGTTACCAAAAGACTGCAGTGAAATCTCAAGAGAGAAAGAAAGTGGAGTCTATGCCATCCAACCAAAGAATTTTCCCCACCCACTGATTGTGTATTGTGACATGACAACCCACAGCGGGGGCTGGATTGTCATCCAGCGCAATTCCTTTAACTCCGAGATTACGTGGGATGAGTCATGGACCACCTACAAGTATGGATTTGGGAATGTTGAGAAGGACTATTGGCTGGGTATTGAGTATATTCACCACATCACTAAACAAAAAGTCTACCAGGCACGTTTCATCCTTCTTGACAATAATAATGAAGAAAAACATGCTGACTACAACTTCTTCAGTGTTGAGGATGAAGCAAGTGGCTACAGACTGAGGCTGGGCAGCTACACGGGCACTGCAGGAGATGCAATGTCTTCAATACAGGCTGGAACCACACATGATAACATGAAGTTCTCAAGTAAAGATAAAGACCAAGACATCTATGGTGCAAACTGTGCATCCAGCTATGGAGGTGCCTGGTGGTACGCAGCCTGCTTTGCCTCCAAACTCAACAACAAGAATGGTATACACTGGCAGGGGCTCTGCAACGGGAACTGTAAGGGATCAACTTTATTAATCCGACCAGCAGATTACTGCATTTACCTTGACTAA